One genomic region from Haloarcula taiwanensis encodes:
- a CDS encoding DNA (cytosine-5-)-methyltransferase, translating into MSEERLTAIDLFCGAGGLSQGLHDAGFETLWGIDHEEKTKPTYEANHNCEMTVGDIREEEPPDLGLEEGELDLVAGGPPCPTFSLVGRSKINSIDGRDNQSDDRHLLYEDFLRFVDHYQPKAFLMENVEGMLSAENEDGKPVVDTIKEQMRGERQVADLDLDLNYSVRVQLLDAADYGVPQHRKRLFFIGNRIGAENPDMTEWETHREPKNEEEKKIKYKEDPAERSEEDQSTLHGFVDEDEIEEFPAFRKNKQNKDPWNTVADGILDLPPVSPSGDTPPTKAEEYEIGPVSEFQYWARNLGEEQDWEEQPLLNHECRGHNMRDLTLYKLLGEGTSYIIGDIPEEHQPYRTDIFPDKLKKQNPKEPATTIVAHLYKDGHMFIHPNEARSITVREAARLQSFKDTFEFPVSRTHAFKQVGNAVPPLLAQALATAIRAEIFDRPVLEQEPQKAD; encoded by the coding sequence ATGAGCGAAGAACGGCTTACAGCTATCGACCTGTTCTGTGGAGCAGGTGGGCTTTCTCAGGGACTTCATGACGCGGGATTCGAGACACTCTGGGGTATCGATCACGAGGAAAAAACCAAGCCGACCTATGAAGCAAACCATAACTGTGAGATGACAGTTGGGGACATCCGTGAAGAAGAGCCTCCGGACCTCGGGCTTGAGGAAGGCGAACTTGATCTCGTGGCAGGTGGACCGCCCTGTCCAACATTCTCGCTAGTTGGAAGAAGCAAAATCAATTCTATCGATGGCAGGGACAACCAGAGCGACGATCGTCACCTCCTGTATGAAGATTTCCTTCGCTTCGTTGACCATTATCAGCCCAAAGCGTTCCTGATGGAGAACGTCGAGGGTATGCTCTCGGCAGAAAATGAAGATGGTAAGCCTGTCGTCGATACAATCAAGGAGCAGATGCGTGGAGAGCGGCAGGTTGCGGACCTCGATCTGGATCTGAATTACAGTGTTCGAGTACAGTTGCTGGATGCGGCAGACTACGGGGTCCCTCAGCACAGGAAACGTCTCTTTTTCATTGGTAACCGGATTGGTGCAGAGAATCCGGACATGACTGAGTGGGAAACCCATCGGGAGCCAAAGAACGAGGAAGAGAAGAAGATCAAATACAAGGAAGACCCAGCCGAGCGATCTGAGGAGGATCAATCTACACTACATGGGTTTGTGGATGAGGATGAGATTGAGGAGTTCCCTGCCTTTCGCAAGAACAAACAGAACAAGGACCCGTGGAATACGGTGGCTGATGGCATCCTCGATCTTCCTCCTGTTTCCCCCAGTGGAGATACACCCCCAACCAAGGCAGAAGAATACGAAATTGGACCTGTCTCAGAATTCCAGTACTGGGCACGCAACCTTGGTGAAGAGCAGGACTGGGAGGAACAGCCACTTCTAAATCACGAGTGCCGGGGACACAATATGCGCGACCTCACACTCTACAAGCTCCTCGGTGAGGGTACCTCGTACATCATCGGAGATATTCCGGAAGAGCACCAGCCGTACCGGACAGATATCTTCCCGGACAAACTGAAGAAACAGAATCCGAAAGAGCCTGCAACGACAATTGTTGCCCATCTGTATAAAGACGGACATATGTTCATTCACCCGAACGAGGCTCGATCGATCACGGTCCGGGAAGCTGCTCGACTTCAGTCCTTCAAGGACACTTTCGAGTTCCCGGTGTCGCGTACCCACGCATTCAAGCAAGTGGGCAACGCAGTGCCCCCACTACTGGCACAGGCACTTGCTACGGCTATTCGGGCGGAGATTTTTGACCGGCCTGTCTTGGAGCAGGAACCGCAGAAAGCAGACTGA
- a CDS encoding transcriptional regulator — protein sequence MDVEEYSWVKASDYRENILLAMEEKPRTPKELSEMTGYYLSHVSNVLSDLDSHGLAECITPEKKKGRLWTATEKGDRLIEDLKR from the coding sequence ATGGACGTTGAAGAATACTCGTGGGTGAAGGCAAGCGACTATCGAGAGAATATTCTGCTCGCTATGGAGGAGAAACCTCGAACTCCGAAAGAACTCTCGGAGATGACTGGTTACTACCTGAGTCACGTCAGTAACGTTTTATCTGATCTTGACAGCCATGGTCTCGCTGAGTGTATAACTCCAGAAAAAAAGAAGGGACGCCTATGGACAGCGACAGAAAAAGGTGACAGGTTGATCGAAGACCTGAAACGATAG